Within Brevinematia bacterium, the genomic segment ACATAGGAGATACCTTTGAGATTTACTCTACTAAAAGGTTTAGGTAGCTTTTTGCGAAACTCTGGGATGGGTAAAGAGTTTAAGGTTTCTCTTCTTAGGCTCTGGGTTTTGGAAATTACCCTTAGAAGTTAACTGTTAAAAAGTAGTTTGTTAATATTGTGCAAGAATATAGGGAGTTTTTCCGAATATATAGTTGTGACTAGTTTCACTTGGTCAAAAATAACAAGAATAGTGTTTGCATTTGGCATTTCGCTTTTGATTTGTGTAATGGCAACCGGAGAGTATGTATACTATAGGGTCAAGAAAGGGGATACCTTTTTTTCTCTTTCTAGAAAGTTTAACGTTGATGTATGGGTAATTCAGAAGGAGAATTCAATTTCAACTCTTAGGGAAGGGGATACCATAAGGATACCTTTGAGGCAGTATATTACATACACAGTTAACAAAAGTGACACTCTTTTTAGTTTAGCAAAGAGATTTGGGACGTCAATTGAGGAGATTATTTCTGCAAATAGCCTTAGTAGTATAGACATAAAGGTAGGGCAAAGATTGGTCATACCATCCGGGAGAAAAGTTGTTGTGAATCACGAGCAGAACAGAAGCGTAGTAACTAGGGATGATGTGTATGTAGTGAAAAGTGGTGACACTCTGTTTTCAATTTCTCGCAAAACTGGAGTAAGTATGAAAGAACTTTTGAAACTCAACAAGCTTGGTAACGATTCGGTGATAAAGCCGGGGATGATTATAGTATTGAAAAAGGGGTATTCTCAAGATAGTGATAAAGTTG encodes:
- a CDS encoding LysM peptidoglycan-binding domain-containing protein; translated protein: MTSFTWSKITRIVFAFGISLLICVMATGEYVYYRVKKGDTFFSLSRKFNVDVWVIQKENSISTLREGDTIRIPLRQYITYTVNKSDTLFSLAKRFGTSIEEIISANSLSSIDIKVGQRLVIPSGRKVVVNHEQNRSVVTRDDVYVVKSGDTLFSISRKTGVSMKELLKLNKLGNDSVIKPGMIIVLKKGYSQDSDKVARYSDGFGNKLLKEANCIFPVNFATYTNNHSGRFLELILSKEDTIKAVMDGEVVFVGSFSVFGRTVIVKHSEELYSIYGMVSNERVKVGDKLRKGDVIGIPIRDSSSGRYIAKFSFIIGNRMIAPSEI